A genomic region of Platichthys flesus chromosome 4, fPlaFle2.1, whole genome shotgun sequence contains the following coding sequences:
- the LOC133951936 gene encoding F-box only protein 40, translated as MVKSKQLPVGGHEHCDKCYSVHCQAPDQSSVSCMVIKCRKSCGAVLHKCKQEEHQLLCPNEAVPCLNAHYGCPFTMLRHRLAEHLEVCPASVVCCSQEWSRWPLSETDLTCRNLSEDLEPEPHLDVAVALRDQELLFRSIKMKNVFPELMMEDLQDATSGVNCPAEEAGCSSDHGKSAESPCTRMEVEELGQKEKAPPKSRDIENIHNFGSWEKIFTKERGGCEETVKNLNRKEGEENEQRESSNCQGEARNSHLNRENAAAVVASSSGGATGFAPWQDGVLERLGREVNMAEYHMYLRQNGAMLINFGQLAACTPRDKDFVYGKLEPIEVQTVRSFKVPTSFRAKRVHMSGPVHKARHVHTGVDTADLGVPVDELPKCDEISATLLCSLEKEVRGHVISETKGVDGLYVDVGTQTYDFRSAPFKAGASLADVVADKPPGLYIHVEAECVSRRHNKTNSAFTHMCGHFFRRDEYRSHFRNVHSDIQASLGGWLLQRCPLAYLGCTFAQTRLQPAGHQAAIKFCRDVSAFVLQPLVASSLCEGGKTLSPRRSGARDLDPLSRLPLEVLRHVAGYLDSFTLSQLSQASRLMRELCTTLLQARGMVSLKWVKKTYSHGGSAWRCRKKVWEFSSGFSSVDRWSFSSVASMSDHLKTCSFYLREERTEPVVLAGLREVREKHGEVKQQR; from the exons ATG GTGAAGAGCAAACAGCTGCCAGTGGGGGGTCATGAACATTGTGACAAATGCTACAGCGTCCACTGCCAAGCCCCGGACCAGAGCTCCGTCTCCTGCATGGTCATCAAGTGTCGTAAGAGCTGTGGCGCCGTCCTGCACAAGTGCAAGCAAGAGGAGCATCAGCTCCTCTGTCCCAACGAGGCCGTCCCCTGCCTCAACGCCCACTACGGCTGCCCGTTCACCATGCTGCGCCACAGGCTGGCCGAGCACCTGGAGGTCTGTCCTGCCAGCGTGGTGTGCTGCTCCCAGGAGTGGAGCCGCTGGCCTCTCTCTGAAACAGACCTGACCTGCAGGAATCTCTCTGAAGACCTTGAACCTGAGCCCCACCTGGACGTCGCGGTGGCTCTGAGGGACCAAGAGCTGCTGTTTCGATCCATAAAGATGAAGAATGTTTTCCCCGAGCTGATGATGGAGGACCTCCAGGATGCTACATCTGGGGTCAACTGCCCTGCAGAGGAGGCAGGCTGTTCTTCAGATCATGGCAAATCTGCAGAGAGTCCCTGCACGAGGATGGAGGTGGAAGAACTCGGCCAAAAGGAGAAGGCTCCGCCAAAGAGCAGAGACATAGAGAATATTCACAACTTTGGCTCCTGGGAGAAAATATTCACaaaggagaggggaggatgCGAGGAAACTGTCAAGAACCTcaacaggaaggaaggagaagagaacgAGCAGCGAGAATCATCAAACTGTCAGGGAGAGGCGAGAAACTCACACCTGAACCGGGAGaacgctgctgctgttgttgcttcGAGCAGTGGGGGTGCAACTGGCTTCGCTCCGTGGCAAGACGGGGTCCTGGAGAGGTTAGGCCGAGAAGTCAACATGGCAGAATATCACATGTACCTGCGGCAGAACGGGGCGATGCTGATTAACTTCGGCCAACTTGCAGCTTGCACTCCGAGAGACAAGGATTTTGTTTACGGGAAGCTGGAGCCCATCGAGGTCCAAACCGTCCGCTCGTTCAAAGTTCCCACCAGCTTCCGAGCGAAGCGCGTCCACATGAGCGGCCCGGTGCACAAAGCCAGGCACGTGCACACGGGTGTCGACACCGCGGATTTGGGCGTGCCGGTCGACGAGCTACCAAAGTGTGACGAGATTAGCGCCAcgctcctctgctccctggAGAAGGAGGTGAGAGGCCACGTGATCTCAGAGACTAAAGGTGTCGACGGCCTCTATGTGGACGTGGGAACACAAACGTACGACTTCCGCTCGGCTCCGTTCAAAGCCGGTGCGTCCCTGGCGGATGTGGTGGCGGACAAACCCCCCGGCCTTTACATTCATGTCGAGGCCGAATGCGTCTCGAggagacacaacaaaacaaactcagCCTTCACCCACATGTGCGGCCACTTCTTCCGCCGCGATGAATACCGCTCTCACTTCAGGAACGTGCACTCTGACATACAGGCCTCTCTGGGCGGCTGGCTGCTACAGCGCTGCCCCTTGGCATACCTCGGCTGCACATTCGCCCAAACAAGGCTGCAGCCCGCGGGTCACCAGGCCGCAATTAAATTCTGCAGAGATGTCAGCGCCTTCGTGCTCCAGCCGCTGGTGGCCTCGTCCCTCTGCGAAGGCGGGAAAACCTTGAGCCCTCGGAGGAGCGGTGCACGTGATCTGGATCCGCTGAGCAGGCTGCCCCTGGAGGTCCTGCGGCACGTCGCCGGCTACCTCGACAGTTTCACATTATCTCAGCTGTCCCAGGCCTCGCGGCTGATGAGGGAGCTGTGCACCACGCTGCTGCAGGCGAGAGGGATGGTCTCCCTCAAGTGGGTGAAGAAGACGTATTCCCACGGGGGAAGCGCCTGGCGATGCCGAAAGAAA gtctGGGAGTTCAGCTCTGGGTTTTCCTCTGTGGACAGATGGAGCTTCAGCAGCGTTGCCTCCATGTCAGATCACCTGAAGACCTGCTCCTTCTACCTGAGGGAGGAACGCACCGAGCCGGTGGTGTTAGCCGGCCTGCGTGAGGTCAGAGAGAAACACGGAgaagtgaagcagcagagatga
- the ttc36 gene encoding tetratricopeptide repeat protein 36 has translation MASAHDRAVLQAIFNPNTPFGDVPGLNQDEELVDDESGFDTELLEQVKELEKRGVSAAEAGDLQAALRLLGQAIQILPGRASAYNNRAQALRLQGNTAGALQDLDRAVSLSAGGARRTGCQALVQRGLLRRLACQDDAARADFEEAAALGSEFARQQAVALNPYAALCNKMLAEVINQLRNPEAAGKQASM, from the exons ATGGCCTCAGCACATGACAGAGCAGTTCTTCAGGCCATCTTCAACCCCAACACCCCCTTCGGAGACGTCCCTGGCCTCAACCAGGATGAGGAATTAGTTGATGACG AGAGCGGCTTTGACACGGAGCTGCTGGAGCAAGtgaaagagctggagaagcgTGGCGTCTCGGCGGCGGAGGCTGGGGATTTGCAGGCTGCACTTCGGCTGCTCGGCCAGGCAATCCAGATCCTGCCGGGGCGAGCCTCGGCCTACAACAACCGGGCCCAGGCCCTGAGGCTGCAGGGCAAcacagcag gaGCCCTGCAGGACTTGGACCGAGCCGTCTCTCTGAGCGCTGGTGGTGCCAGACGGACCGGCTGCCAGGCCCTGGTGCAGAGGGGCCTCCTGAGAAGATTAGCCTGTCAGGACGACGCAGCCAGAGCCGACTTCGAGGAGGCAGCTGCACTCGGGAGCGAATTTGCCCGACAGCAGGCCGTGGCTCTGAATCCCTACGCGGCCCTGTGCAACAAGATGCTGGCAGAGGTCATCAACCAGCTCCGAAACCCAGAAGCTGCTGGGAAGCAGGCGTCAATGTAG